TGTCGTTGACCGTGATGTTGTCCAGGGCGTGGATGCCGGGCAGGCCGGGCGTGCGATTGTCGTTGGCCTCGGGCTCCGGTTCGTCGTCATGCTCGGGCAGCGGCTCGTCGCTTTTCTTTACCACGCCGGGTTTACGTGCAAACGGGCGCAACAACAACAGGCTGATGCCATTGAGCAGCCAGGCCAGCGGCGCGAGGATTTTCAGCGGTACGCCCAGCAGCGTGTTGCCAAAGCCCAGTATGGTGTGGGGGTGACGGACGGCGAGGGCGCGGGGCAGGTAGTCGGCGAGCACCAGCAGCATCGCGCAGGAGATCAACCAGCCGAGCCACGGGCCGTTTTGCGCCCAGGCATAAATCGCCAGCAACGTGCACAGGATCACCACGGCCGCGCGGCACAAGCTGTTACACAGGATCAGGCTGTTACGCGGGAAGTTCAGGCGGGCGGCGGCCTTGTCGCCTTGGCGTGTGCCGGGGCGTATGGCCAGCAGGTGCTGTTGTGCAGCTTCAATGGCGGTAAACAGCGCCGCCCATAAAATCAGCAGGGCGATTACCGCGAGCATCGGCCCAAGGGGCAAGTTGTCCATTATGGCTGCCCGTCAGATATGCAGGATGTATTCGCGAACCAGCTTGCTGCCGAAGTAGGCCAGCATCAGCAGGCAGAAACCGGCCAGGGTCCAGCGGATCGCCTTGTGCCCACGCCAGCCGAGACGGTTACGCCCCCACAGCAGCACGCTGAACACCACCCAGGCCAGGCACGCCAGCAGGGTTTTGTGCACCAGGTGCTGGGCGAACAGGTTCTCGACGAACAGCCAGCCGGAGATCAGCGACAGCGACAGCAGCGTCCAGCCGGCCCAGAGGAACCCAAACAGCAGGCTTTCCATGGTTTGCAGCGGCGGGAAGTTCTTGATCAGCCCGGACGGGTGCTTGTTCTTAAGCTGGTGATCCTGCAGCAGCAGGAGCAAGGCCTGGAACACCGCGATGGTGAACATGCCGTAGGCCAGGATCGACAACAGGATGTGCGCAAGGATGCCTGGCTCTTCGTCAATCACCTGTACGGTGCCGGTCGGCGTGAATTGCGCCAGCAGCACGGTGAGCATTCCCAGCGGGAATAGCAGCACCAACAGGTTTTCGACCGGGATGCGGTAGCAGGCCAGCAGGGTCAGCGCGATGACGGCAGCGGCGATCAGGCTGGCGGCGCTGAAAAAGTCCAGGCCCAGGCCGACCGGGGTCATCAGGTGGGTGAACAGGCTCGCAGCGTGGGCCAGCAGGGCGACGACGCCCAGGCCAACCAGCAGACGTTTGTCCGCTTTAGTGCCTTGGGCCAGACGAGTGCCCTGATAGAGAGTCGCAGCGGCATATAAAAGGGCGGCGGCGAGGCTGGGTAGCAAACTGGGTGACAAGGGGACCATAAATCCTGATAGACAAGCCCGAAAGGCGCTGAGTTTGGCACACACCTGCGCTGCACGAAAGACTCCCGGGCCAGACAGCGCGTGTGCAGCGGCGCAGTCTTCGCTATAATCCGCGACCTGCCCACGCCGCAGGCTTGCTGAGCGCTGTTTTTAATAGCGATTTACCGCAGCCTGGGCCGCCATTACCTCGGTCACCACTGCATTTCGATGAATAGGGCCTGAAAGGATCGCGCATGTTTGAAAACTTGACTGACCGTCTCTCGCAGACGCTGCGCCATGTCACCGGCAAGGCCAAGCTGACCGAGGACAATATTAAAGACACCCTGCGTGAAGTGCGCATGGCGTTGCTGGAAGCCGACGTGGCCTTGCCTGTGGTCAAGGACTTCGTCAACTCGGTCAAAGAGCGCGCAGTGGGCACCGAAGTGTCCCGCAGCCTGACGCCGGGCCAGGCTTTTGTGAAGATCGTCCAGGTCGAACTCGAAAGCCTGATGGGCGCCGCCAACGAAGATTTGAACCTCAGCGCCGTGCCACCGGCCGTCGTGCTGATGGCCGGTCTGCAGGGTGCGGGTAAAACCACCACCGCCGGCAAGCTGGCGCGCTTCCTTAAAGAGCGCAAGAAGAAGTCGGTAATGGTGGTATCGGCTGACGTGTACCGTCCGGCCGCGATCAAGCAGCTGGAAATGCTCGCGGGCGAAGTGGGTGTGACCTTCTTCCCGTCCGACCTGAGCCAGAAGCCGGTCGACATTGCCAACGCGGCTATTAAAGAAGCCAAGCTCAAATTCATCGACGTGGTTATCGTCGATACCGCCGGTCGCCTGCACATCGACGAAGAGATGATGGGCGAGATCAAGGCGCTGCATGCCGCGATCAACCCGGTCGAGACGCTGTTCGTGGTCGACGCCATGACCGGCCAGGATGCGGCCAACACCGCCAAGGCCTTCGGCGACGCATTGCCGCTGACTGGCGTGATCCTGACCAAGGTCGACGGTGACGCCCGTGGCGGTGCCGCGCTGTCGGTACGCGCCATCACCGGTAAGCCGATCAAGTTCATCGGTATGGGCGAGAAGAGCGAAGCGCTCGAGCCGTTCCACCCTGAGCGTATCGCCTCACGCATTCTCGGCATGGGCGACGTGCTCAGCCTGATCGAGCAGGCCGAAGCCACGCTCGACAAAGACAAGGCCGACAAGCTGGCCAAAAAGCTGAAGAAGGGCAAGGGCTTCGACCTCGAAGACTTCCGTGATCAGCTGCAACAGATGAAGAACATGGGCGGCCTTGGCGGCCTGATGGACAAGCTGCCGAACATCGGCGGTGTGAACCTGGCGCAAATGGGCAATGCCCAGGGCGCGGCAGAGAAGCAGTTCAAGCAGATGGAAGCCATCATCAACTCCATGACCCCGGCCGAGCGCCGCGACCCTGAGCTGATCAGCGGTTCGCGCAAACGTCGGATCGCCATGGGCTCCGGCACTCAGGTGCAGGACATCGGTCGCTTGATCAAGCAGCACAAGCA
The window above is part of the Pseudomonas sp. KBS0710 genome. Proteins encoded here:
- a CDS encoding inner membrane protein YpjD — protein: MVPLSPSLLPSLAAALLYAAATLYQGTRLAQGTKADKRLLVGLGVVALLAHAASLFTHLMTPVGLGLDFFSAASLIAAAVIALTLLACYRIPVENLLVLLFPLGMLTVLLAQFTPTGTVQVIDEEPGILAHILLSILAYGMFTIAVFQALLLLLQDHQLKNKHPSGLIKNFPPLQTMESLLFGFLWAGWTLLSLSLISGWLFVENLFAQHLVHKTLLACLAWVVFSVLLWGRNRLGWRGHKAIRWTLAGFCLLMLAYFGSKLVREYILHI
- the ffh gene encoding signal recognition particle protein, with the protein product MFENLTDRLSQTLRHVTGKAKLTEDNIKDTLREVRMALLEADVALPVVKDFVNSVKERAVGTEVSRSLTPGQAFVKIVQVELESLMGAANEDLNLSAVPPAVVLMAGLQGAGKTTTAGKLARFLKERKKKSVMVVSADVYRPAAIKQLEMLAGEVGVTFFPSDLSQKPVDIANAAIKEAKLKFIDVVIVDTAGRLHIDEEMMGEIKALHAAINPVETLFVVDAMTGQDAANTAKAFGDALPLTGVILTKVDGDARGGAALSVRAITGKPIKFIGMGEKSEALEPFHPERIASRILGMGDVLSLIEQAEATLDKDKADKLAKKLKKGKGFDLEDFRDQLQQMKNMGGLGGLMDKLPNIGGVNLAQMGNAQGAAEKQFKQMEAIINSMTPAERRDPELISGSRKRRIAMGSGTQVQDIGRLIKQHKQMQKMMKKFSAKGGMAKMMRGMGGMLPGGGMPKM